The following coding sequences lie in one Ignavibacteria bacterium genomic window:
- the holA gene encoding DNA polymerase III subunit delta, whose protein sequence is MFSRFQYFSAHFFSNKIIVRLTQESPTFLLPIEKEIQKLDKKNFACVNVLFGDEHYFVNEFIRSVMRNGVEDSSKSFNLDVLQGNDVALDTILACARQLPMAGMFDVATAQRRVVIVRNFELGRKKENEEKLFFYFQKPANETVLVLDMPKLDMKMELYKKLSAEKYVSVVHCKALSDEQAIALLAREFAHRKKNISKEHCERIRSTTGNSVSELLGTVEKIVTFLGERDSISVNELREIVSNSNTYDVWDLQNAVHERNLSRALEIAQRLLETGESSVGMLAMLSNFFMRQLQPKHRLNYGKTTKYANAEIRKNLSLLVAADSKRKSSSLDDYALMTQLLLEIVPKAFVRK, encoded by the coding sequence TTGTTTTCAAGATTTCAGTACTTTTCAGCGCATTTTTTTTCAAACAAAATTATTGTGAGACTAACACAAGAATCACCCACTTTTCTACTTCCAATAGAAAAAGAAATACAAAAATTAGATAAGAAGAACTTCGCCTGCGTGAATGTACTCTTCGGCGATGAACATTATTTTGTCAATGAGTTTATTCGTTCCGTTATGCGCAATGGCGTTGAGGATTCGTCGAAATCGTTTAACCTTGATGTGCTTCAAGGGAATGACGTTGCACTCGATACAATACTTGCGTGTGCGCGCCAACTTCCGATGGCAGGAATGTTTGATGTTGCTACTGCGCAGCGTCGTGTTGTTATCGTTCGCAACTTCGAACTTGGGAGGAAAAAAGAAAATGAAGAAAAACTGTTTTTCTATTTTCAAAAACCCGCGAATGAAACCGTACTTGTGCTGGATATGCCGAAACTTGATATGAAAATGGAACTCTACAAAAAATTATCGGCTGAAAAATATGTGAGCGTTGTTCATTGCAAAGCGTTGAGTGATGAACAGGCAATTGCGTTGCTCGCAAGAGAATTTGCACATAGAAAAAAAAATATTTCAAAAGAACATTGCGAACGCATACGTTCGACGACGGGAAATTCTGTGAGCGAATTACTCGGCACCGTAGAAAAAATTGTTACGTTTCTTGGCGAACGCGATTCTATTTCCGTCAACGAGTTGCGGGAAATTGTCAGCAATTCAAATACGTACGACGTGTGGGATTTGCAAAACGCCGTACACGAACGCAATCTTTCGCGCGCGCTCGAAATTGCACAGCGATTACTTGAAACAGGAGAAAGCAGCGTCGGAATGCTTGCGATGCTTTCCAATTTTTTTATGCGGCAACTGCAACCGAAACACCGATTGAATTACGGGAAGACAACCAAGTATGCAAACGCCGAGATACGCAAAAATCTTTCGCTTCTTGTTGCGGCGGATTCCAAAAGAAAATCATCTTCGCTTGATGATTACGCATTGATGACGCAATTGCTTTTAGAAATTGTTCCCAAAGCGTTCGTACGCAAGTGA
- a CDS encoding peptidyl-prolyl cis-trans isomerase, with protein sequence METAPKVQPPPSPVVVMETSMGTVEIELYPEHAPKTVANFLSYVNEKYFDGTIFHRVINNFMIQGGGFTKDFKEKETKPSVENEADNGLKNEVGTIAMARTNEPHSATSQFFINVKDNAFLNFSAKTPQGWGYCVFGKVTSGMEAVNKIKAVKTGTKQFETHGQKVPFQDVPTQEVVIKSVRLKEQNQKKEKE encoded by the coding sequence ATGGAAACAGCGCCCAAAGTTCAACCGCCGCCATCACCCGTTGTTGTTATGGAAACATCAATGGGAACAGTAGAAATTGAATTGTATCCCGAACATGCACCGAAAACCGTTGCGAATTTTCTTTCGTATGTGAACGAAAAATATTTCGACGGAACAATTTTCCACCGTGTCATCAATAATTTTATGATTCAAGGCGGAGGTTTTACGAAGGACTTCAAAGAAAAAGAAACAAAACCGTCGGTTGAAAACGAAGCGGATAACGGTTTAAAAAATGAAGTTGGAACAATTGCAATGGCGCGCACGAATGAACCACATTCTGCAACGTCGCAGTTTTTTATCAACGTGAAAGACAATGCGTTTTTGAACTTCTCCGCAAAAACTCCGCAAGGATGGGGTTATTGTGTGTTCGGGAAAGTAACGAGCGGAATGGAAGCAGTGAACAAAATCAAAGCAGTGAAAACGGGAACGAAACAATTTGAAACACATGGACAGAAAGTTCCGTTTCAAGATGTTCCGACGCAGGAAGTCGTGATAAAATCTGTGCGACTGAAAGAACAGAACCAGAAAAAAGAAAAAGAGTAA